GGCATAGGATTTTTCGCTCTACTTCTGGAGCAAAAAATGACGACCGACCCTTTGCCAGAGCGCCTTCCCCGCCCGCCCACCGCCGAGCTCTTCGGCCAGCGCGTGCTCGGATTCGACAAGGAAAAGGGAACGATCCGCTTGAGCTTCGTGGCCACCGATGCATTCCTCAACCCTGCGGGCGCGGTGCAGGGCGGCATCCTCGTCGCGATGCTCGACGACACGATGGGGCCGGCGTTGTGGGTCATGAATGGCGAAGAGACTTACTCCGTCACCATCGACCTCAGCGTGTCTTTTCTGGCGGCCGCGAAGCCCGGCCTGCTGTATGGCGAAGGCAGGGTCGTGCAGCGCGGCAAGACCATCGCTTTTCTCGAGGCGCAACTGAGCGATCCGGACGGCCGCATCGTGGCGCGCTCCACGGCCAGCGCGCGCGTGGTGAAGGCCTGATGGCTCAATCCTTCTTCTGCATGGCAAGCAGGTAGCCCACGCGCAGCGAACGGTGCAGCCTGAAGTTGCGGGTGAACAGGTTGTAGCCCAGGCCGCGCTGGTCCCGCAGCACGAGGCCGGCGCTGGCGGCCGCGCCCTTGAGTTCGTCCGGGCGGATGAGCTTGCGGTAGTCGTGCGTGCCGCGCGGCAGGATGCGCAGCACCTGCTCCGCGCCGAAGATCGCGATCAGCCATGCCCACGGCGTGCGGTTGATGGTGGAGAAAAAGACCCAGCCTCCGGGCTTCGCCATGCGGGCGCAGGCGTCGATCACGGCCGCTGGCGACGGCACGTGCTCGAGCATCTCCATGCAGGTGACGACATCGAACTTCGCCTCGTTGCCGATGGCCAGGTCTTCGGCGGAAATGGCCTGGTAGGTCACGCTTGCTGCGCTGCTGCGTGCATGAAGTGTTGCGACCTTCAGCGGCTTGTCGGCCAGGTCGATGCCGAGCACGTCCGCGCCCCGGTGCGCCATCGACTCGGCCAGGATGCCGCCGCCGCA
This is a stretch of genomic DNA from Variovorax paradoxus. It encodes these proteins:
- the ubiG gene encoding bifunctional 2-polyprenyl-6-hydroxyphenol methylase/3-demethylubiquinol 3-O-methyltransferase UbiG, with protein sequence MSAASNFDPAELARFQALADRWWDPQSEFRPLHEINPLRLDWIDKLSPLNGRKVLDVGCGGGILAESMAHRGADVLGIDLADKPLKVATLHARSSAASVTYQAISAEDLAIGNEAKFDVVTCMEMLEHVPSPAAVIDACARMAKPGGWVFFSTINRTPWAWLIAIFGAEQVLRILPRGTHDYRKLIRPDELKGAAASAGLVLRDQRGLGYNLFTRNFRLHRSLRVGYLLAMQKKD
- a CDS encoding PaaI family thioesterase; translated protein: MTTDPLPERLPRPPTAELFGQRVLGFDKEKGTIRLSFVATDAFLNPAGAVQGGILVAMLDDTMGPALWVMNGEETYSVTIDLSVSFLAAAKPGLLYGEGRVVQRGKTIAFLEAQLSDPDGRIVARSTASARVVKA